The Syngnathus scovelli strain Florida chromosome 7, RoL_Ssco_1.2, whole genome shotgun sequence DNA window GTGCTCGTTAGCTTCAAACGCTCGCGTGTGTTTGACTCACGCTTGGTGAGAACTTGGTTGAGAATGTGCATCAGCTCTTTGGGGTTCACCTCCATGTcctgaaagaaagaaacaaatacgcacgcacgcacgcacacacacagaattaCAAACCAACATTGTTTGTTATCTTTCCTGCGCCAGCAACAACTGCCATTGGGCTGAGTTGTTGTCGCTTGTCCTGACTGATTTTGCCCAATCTTTTTCAGTGCGCCCCCTGGTGGATAAAGTCGGCAAGACAGGTTCCCTCGCTCTCGGTCGCGCCAGAGCCAAAAGCAGACAAACCGGCAGAACGTGACggcgggcggggcggggcagtGCAGGGCGTCGTCCGCCACGTGACAGACAACCGACTGGCGACAACTCGACACCAAAGTACGTCGAACGACGCCAATGGTGATATCATCTATCCgccaaacaaatgaaaaatgttgCCGCTGCCGGGCGGCCGACtgactgaccgaccgaccgaccggcgcTAGGCGGCGGCCGCCCTTGCAGCCGCCCGGCTTTCGGAGCGGCAAGCTGCgccggtgactcacatctcccgccagcttcttgaAGGCTCGGCGAAACGCTTTCTCCTCATCGTTTTCGTGGGCCTCCTCGAACGCCAGAGGTCTGCGAGGCGGGGGCTGCAAGGCGAGCACAGAGGAGTCGCTGTTAGGCTGCACAAAAGCGCTAGcgagtgtgcgcgcgcgcggccTTGGCGAAAGATCCCACGTctttcccatctggagagacgGCAGCTTCATTGGTGGCTTGAGCGCGCCTGCATTTTAAAACATCCCATctctgaccgaccgaccgaccgaccaatcaTCGTTCCTCCTCCTTTTCTTAAAATGGCTTTCATCCGGTCCAGAAAAAGGACGCCGACGACGGCACTTTAAAGACCGCTTTAAATAGCTTGCTTGGGGTGACCTTTCACGCATCCGACTGTGTAATACTGTTTGTTGTATCatgttgtatgtcttggatATTGCGTGAATAAACCCAAACTCAAAGAACAGGCCGCAACGCAACTCCGGGAGGTTGAAGTGCCTTTTCCATTTCGGAACGTGGCCTTCATTCCCACACGACCGATTGAAGACGTCGTCTTTGTGGCCACCCGTTTTCTAGCAATGCTGGAATTGCTCAACGCATCTTGGCGGCATTTTTGAGCGACGggggtcggtcggtcggggtGGGGGGAAGAGAAAGGCAGTGTTTGCAATTTGAATTCAactccaaaataaaacaaaggcaTAGAGAGTGAAACGAAATCCATTTTGCAGACGCACTCAGACGCACTTACTGGAGCCGACGGGACAAAGATGGCCGGATCGATGTTGCTGCGGGAACCGAGAGAAGAAGGCGGGCGGCTGTTAGCCTAACTTTCAGCACAATGGCGGCTAACTGGACCGGTTGGACGGGATTCTCACCTGACCACATTCAGAATGCCGCCGATGAAGTGCTTGGCGAAATtcattttctgaaaaaaaaatacagcacaaACATCATCTTGATTGTTTCCATGAGGAATATGCAGCTGGTTGGATCAAATTCCACCAATTTGACGATCTCAGTTGTTAacatgccgccgccgccacattGTGGTTATTGTGGCCGCTTTGAGCAGATGATGTTTTACATTTCGTTGTACGAGTGAGAccatgacaataaagatctattctattctattcatcGCTGTTTAGGACCAAGATTTGGACAGCTTTGCATTCAACAATGTCTGACAACCATCGAGCCATGATCAAAACATGACGAAGAGGGCCCCGGATAAAACCAACGCCACCCCAGATAGACGCCCCTGCTTATCCCTCAACTCCAATGACGTCATGAGCTGTTGACATTGCATGCACATGAATTAAAAGCATTCGTCTTCACTTGACTGGAACTTTCCACAGGTGGAGACGGAAAGAAGACGCTCGGCCACGGTGTCGAGTTCCACTCTGGTCGCACGCGTGACGGGAAAACAAAAGTGGCGCGGGTGTGTGCGCCTTCCTGTGTGTTGCTTACAGAGTTGGTTGCAGGCGAGCAGCAGCAGGCAGGTACGCACGCAGGCAAAACGTCCAAAGTGCGTCGAAAAAAAACAAGCGAGTACTCAAGGAGCTACCCAAGTTCCTTTCCGGTGCATCAGCAACACGcccgagccagccagccagcccgccCACAGGCGCACGGAATGAGGTGCGGCCGCTCGGTCCCCAGGTCCTAGCGCACATGCCGTACCGTCAGGATCCTGCCTGCCGGTCCAACCCGAGAAAACAAcagggcgcgcgcgcgcgcgcacgcacgcacgcatacagcTGTGACGTTCCGACTcttgtcgctcgccctctcgcggcTGCAATGCTCAACTACAACAACACTGCATTGGCCTATTGGGCACAAATGTAAAAGTCATCCAAACTTTGTATTTGTGTGCTCTTTGTAGTATATTAGATTCAATGTAGATTCATTAGTGGTAGCGTTATAcggatgtttgaagttcttaaatCAAGATTTAATGTTTGCTGACGTTTACGGAAGCAGGAAGTGGCGGGCTCCAACTTGAAGCATTCGGAACGACTTTTCGAGCTCGCTGCTGTGATGGCGACCACGGCAAGTCCTGAGCGGACCCGGTCGGCGCTGCGGAGCAGAACGctccttctgctgctgctgtccgTCTTCCAGCGACCGAGTTGCGTGGTGTCGGAACCGGGAAAATGGATCGTGAACGTTGACAGCGTAAGTTTGCTGTTGACGTCTATGACGAAGCCGACGCCGACGCATTCGCTGCGATGGACATTGAGCATGTTTTGACGCTCGCTTTACGTCAAGTTCAACTTTCTTTCCTTCCATGTTTTTGCCCACCAGGACACTTTGAGGAAGCACAACCTCTTCGTTTATTCTAAAACTCTTTTCAACAACAGTGTCATCCATCTCAAATGTGCGTGCGCCCgctcgcgcgcgcgcgcgcactcaCTTCACGTCGCAACATGGTCGGTCCATATGATTTGACATttggtgtgtttgtgcgtgcgtgcgtgccagtGGCGGAGTGGCGCTGCGACGCATCTTCTTCCCCTGTGCACTTGAACGTGTCGTGGTACCTGAGGAGCTCTCACTGCTACGATGAAGTCTTCGGCTTGGACGTAAGACGCGTTCACGTTGCATGTTTGGGTCGTGTGCGCGCTGGAGTGACGTGTCCCGGTGGTCCAGACGGCGAGAGCTGAAAGGTTCTTCAGGTTCCCCGAGGTGAATCCGGGAGGAAGAAGTGATTTCTATGTCTTCCATCAGTACCCGCTCATCTCCTGCCAGCAACGCGTGGACCCCAACATAGTGAGACTGGCAAAGTGTGCACGAGCGTGTACGAGCGTTTGGTCTAAGTGATGTCTTTTTTGCCCTTCCAGTTTGGTCTGGAGGCCTTTGACGTGAAAACTCCACTGAGTGAATTGCAggtgagaaaagaaaaagtcaaggAGCACACCACAGCTCCACGTGACAGCCATCGTGGGTCTGGTCTGTAAGCTCATTTTTAGTCCAATGACGCCCAAATCTGCTGGAGGTCGTTCTTCCTCGGGCACGCCGGTTTCTTAAAAAGCCTGCAAGCTTTAAAGGTCAAAGTTGTAATCACACGATAAGGTTGTAACTTTCTGCCATGGAGCGATCGTGGCCGTAGCCCGCCTCTGACGGACGCTCAACATTTTCAGCCGATGACAGACAAGTCCCCGGGCAGGAGGCGCCGAGAGGCGGCGGAGCTTCCCAAAACAAAGGTGAGAATGTTGTCATTGTGTGTTTGATTGCGCCAAATGTCCTGCCTCCCTGTCCGTCCTGCCGCCTTATCGCCATTTCTTGCCGTGACCTACTTGGCTGATTTGCACTTCCCGTTCCTTGTCGCTGCCCTCCAGCCGGCCGCCGGAGAAGCGGACGGGAACGCCACGAAGGCGGCGACTTCTGCAGCAGACGGTGGTCGCGCACAGGTCCGCTTGATGTTTTCCCTCATCCTCAAGCCACCCCGATATGATCTGATAGCAGGCACCTTGTGAGCTCACGTGGTGGCGATTTGGATGTTGCcaggctgctgccgccgccgccgcacaccCTCACTTTGACGCAGTGGCCCAGAGCTGGGCGGACGCCCCGTACATGTTCCTGCTCAGCATCCAGGAGATCAAAGAACGGAACCTGGCTCCCGCCCCGACCCCCTGGAGCTTGCAGCGTCAGTACAGGCTTGTTTCACCTTAATGTGGCCGCTCCGCAACAATGCTCAAAGTCAGTGGGGCGGGACTGGCGGGGCAGGGCTGGGCGAGgctggcggggcggggcggcccTCTGACTGGCAAACGGAAAGAATGAGTTGTGCGTTTGTCCACAGTTCAAGTGAGCATGCGAGGACCTCACGACTACATGTCGGCGTCGGAATGGCCGCTCTTGCTGGTAAGATCGGCGCCGCTGTGGGAATTTGTCCGCCTCGATCCGCTCTGGCTGTTTGCACAAGCCACCGGATGTGCTTCTTGTGCGCTGCAgttctcctccctccctccctccctcccgtcagTTCTACATGCTGATGTGCGTGCTGTACGTGCTGCTGGCGCTCTTGTGGCTGGTCCTGTCGGCGTGCTACTGGAGGGACCTGCTGAGGATCCAGTTCTGGATCGGAGGCGTCATCTTCCTGGGAATGCTGGAGAAAGCCGTTTACTACGGCGAGTTCCAGAGCATCCGATACGACGGCTTGCCCGGTAAGGGCGGCACCGCCGAGGCCCGGAAACCCGCTCGTCTTCTGACAAACGCCTCCTAAACCTTTCAGTGCGCGGGGCAGCAGTGTTGGCCGAGGTCCTGTCGGCCGTCAAGCGGACGCTGGCCCGCGTCTTGGTCATCATCGCCAGCCTGGGATACGGCATTGTCAAGTGAGCAAGCAAGCGAGCgcgagcaagcaagcaagcgagcGCGAGCGAGCTGGTCCCGACGGCGACCTGGCTCacccgctgcgctgcgctgcgctgcgctgtgtCCGTCAGGCCCAGGCTGGGCGCCTCGCTTCACCGCGTGGCGGCCGTCGCTCTGCTCTACCTGACCTTCTCGGCGGCGGAGGGCATCCTACGAGTCAACGCCGTAAGCCAGCCACGCAGGGAGGGCCGCTTGGCCGTGGCCGAGCTGTCGCCTCCTAACTCTGGCGTCTCCCTTCAGGATCGGGGCGACAACGCCGGTAGCATTCTTCTGTGCGACGTGGTGCTGGCCTTCACCGACTCCTGCGTCATCTGGTGGATATCCTTTGCCGCCTCCGAGGCCGCTCGGATTTGATCGGAAAAAGCGCGTCGACCGACAAATGGAGTCAAAGAAATAGCGCGGCGGCCCAGTCGTACTCTCGTCGGTCGGCCTTTGCCTTGACCGCCTGTCGGCACATCTTTGCGAGTCTGGCCCAGACCACCAAGCTGCTCCGACTCCGCCGCAACACGGTCAAGCTTTCGCTCTACCGACACTTCACCAACACGCTCATCTTTGCCATCATTGGTAAATCATGTGTGCACTGCAgttgggtgtgtgcgtgcgtgcgtgcgtgcgtgcgtgcgtacgtgtctGGATGTTATTGGGTCATTTT harbors:
- the zgc:162698 gene encoding transmembrane protein 87A-like isoform X2, with translation MATTASPERTRSALRSRTLLLLLLSVFQRPSCVVSEPGKWIVNVDSDTLRKHNLFVYSKTLFNNSVIHLKLAEWRCDASSSPVHLNVSWYLRSSHCYDEVFGLDTARAERFFRFPEVNPGGRSDFYVFHQYPLISCQQRVDPNIFGLEAFDVKTPLSELQPMTDKSPGRRRREAAELPKTKPAAGEADGNATKAATSAADGGRAQAAAAAAHPHFDAVAQSWADAPYMFLLSIQEIKERNLAPAPTPWSLQLQVSMRGPHDYMSASEWPLLLFYMLMCVLYVLLALLWLVLSACYWRDLLRIQFWIGGVIFLGMLEKAVYYGEFQSIRYDGLPVRGAAVLAEVLSAVKRTLARVLVIIASLGYGIVKPRLGASLHRVAAVALLYLTFSAAEGILRVNADRGDNAGSILLCDVVLAFTDSCVIWWIFASLAQTTKLLRLRRNTVKLSLYRHFTNTLIFAIIASVIFIVWTTKTFKMAKCVSDWRELWIDDAFWRFLFSAILLVIMFLWRPSANNQRYAFRPLVDDEEDDEEEELMVNEAFEGMKMRGVKSDSNGAARANKVVDEDLKWVEENIPSSMADAKARAPSWRCPRWSEGKGRCGGDHFLASVGQALARSAGLGWAGLGSVRLLDGRFSNVHCGSLTFACHYVYGVHLVLAVATAPHCIAPHDTAFGLVGAISLGKRW
- the zgc:162698 gene encoding transmembrane protein 87A-like isoform X3, which encodes MATTASPERTRSALRSRTLLLLLLSVFQRPSCVVSEPGKWIVNVDSDTLRKHNLFVYSKTLFNNSVIHLKLAEWRCDASSSPVHLNVSWYLRSSHCYDEVFGLDTARAERFFRFPEVNPGGRSDFYVFHQYPLISCQQRVDPNIFGLEAFDVKTPLSELQPMTDKSPGRRRREAAELPKTKPAAGEADGNATKAATSAADGGRAQAAAAAAAHPHFDAVAQSWADAPYMFLLSIQEIKERNLAPAPTPWSLQLQVSMRGPHDYMSASEWPLLLFYMLMCVLYVLLALLWLVLSACYWRDLLRIQFWIGGVIFLGMLEKAVYYGEFQSIRYDGLPVRGAAVLAEVLSAVKRTLARVLVIIASLGYGIVKPRLGASLHRVAAVALLYLTFSAAEGILRVNADRGDNAGSILLCDVVLAFTDSCVIWWIFASLAQTTKLLRLRRNTVKLSLYRHFTNTLIFAIIASVIFIVWTTKTFKMAKCVSDWRELWIDDAFWRFLFSAILLVIMFLWRPSANNQRYAFRPLVDDEEDDEEEELMVNEAFEGMKMRGVKSDSNGAARANKVVDEDLKWVEENIPSSMADAALPPLLDSDEESKSTQLEMSKME
- the zgc:162698 gene encoding transmembrane protein 87A-like isoform X4: MTDKSPGRRRREAAELPKTKPAAGEADGNATKAATSAADGGRAQAAAAAAAHPHFDAVAQSWADAPYMFLLSIQEIKERNLAPAPTPWSLQLQVSMRGPHDYMSASEWPLLLFYMLMCVLYVLLALLWLVLSACYWRDLLRIQFWIGGVIFLGMLEKAVYYGEFQSIRYDGLPVRGAAVLAEVLSAVKRTLARVLVIIASLGYGIVKPRLGASLHRVAAVALLYLTFSAAEGILRVNADRGDNAGSILLCDVVLAFTDSCVIWWIFASLAQTTKLLRLRRNTVKLSLYRHFTNTLIFAIIASVIFIVWTTKTFKMAKCVSDWRELWIDDAFWRFLFSAILLVIMFLWRPSANNQRYAFRPLVDDEEDDEEEELMVNEAFEGMKMRGVKSDSNGAARANKVVDEDLKWVEENIPSSMADAKARAPSWRCPRWSEGKGRCGGDHFLASVGQALARSAGLGWAGLGSVRLLDGRFSNVHCGSLTFACHYVYGVHLVLAVATAPHCIAPHDTAFGLVGAISLGKRW
- the zgc:162698 gene encoding transmembrane protein 87A-like isoform X1 encodes the protein MATTASPERTRSALRSRTLLLLLLSVFQRPSCVVSEPGKWIVNVDSDTLRKHNLFVYSKTLFNNSVIHLKLAEWRCDASSSPVHLNVSWYLRSSHCYDEVFGLDTARAERFFRFPEVNPGGRSDFYVFHQYPLISCQQRVDPNIFGLEAFDVKTPLSELQPMTDKSPGRRRREAAELPKTKPAAGEADGNATKAATSAADGGRAQAAAAAAAHPHFDAVAQSWADAPYMFLLSIQEIKERNLAPAPTPWSLQLQVSMRGPHDYMSASEWPLLLFYMLMCVLYVLLALLWLVLSACYWRDLLRIQFWIGGVIFLGMLEKAVYYGEFQSIRYDGLPVRGAAVLAEVLSAVKRTLARVLVIIASLGYGIVKPRLGASLHRVAAVALLYLTFSAAEGILRVNADRGDNAGSILLCDVVLAFTDSCVIWWIFASLAQTTKLLRLRRNTVKLSLYRHFTNTLIFAIIASVIFIVWTTKTFKMAKCVSDWRELWIDDAFWRFLFSAILLVIMFLWRPSANNQRYAFRPLVDDEEDDEEEELMVNEAFEGMKMRGVKSDSNGAARANKVVDEDLKWVEENIPSSMADAKARAPSWRCPRWSEGKGRCGGDHFLASVGQALARSAGLGWAGLGSVRLLDGRFSNVHCGSLTFACHYVYGVHLVLAVATAPHCIAPHDTAFGLVGAISLGKRW